The Papio anubis isolate 15944 chromosome 1, Panubis1.0, whole genome shotgun sequence genome window below encodes:
- the RPL5 gene encoding 60S ribosomal protein L5 isoform X2 yields the protein MGFVKVVKNKAYFKRYQVKFRRRREGKTDYYARKRLVIQDKNKYNTPKYRMIVRVTNRDIICQIAYARIEGDMIVCAAYAHELPKYGVKVGLTNYAAAYCTGLLLARRLLNRFGMDKIYEGQVEVTGDEYNVESIDGQPGAFTCYLDAGLARTTTGNKVFGALKGAVDGGLSIPHSTKRFPGYDSESKEFNAEVHRKHIMGQNVADYMRYLMEEDEDAYKKQFSQYIKNSVTPDMEEMYKKAHAAIRENPVYEKKPKKEVKKKRWNRPKMSLAQKKDRVAQKKASFLRAQERAAES from the exons ATG gGGTTTGTTAAAGTTGTTAAGAATAAGGCCTACTTTAAGAGATACCAAGTGAAATTTAGAAGACGACGAG agggTAAAACTGATTACTATGCTCGGAAACGCTTGGTgatacaagataaaaataaatacaacacacCCAAATATAGGATGATAGTTCGTGTAACAAACAGAGATATCATTTGTCAG ATTGCTTATGCCCGTATAGAGGGGGATATGATAGTCTGCGCAGCATATGCACACGAACTGCCAAAATATGGTGTGAAGGTTGGCCTGACAAACTATGCTGCAGCATATTGTACTGGCCTGCTGCTGGCCCGCAGG CTTCTCAATAGGTTTGGCATGGACAAGATCTATGAAGGCCAAGTGGAGGTGACTGGCgatgaatacaatgtggaaagCATTGATGGTCAGCCAGGTGCCTTTACCTGCTATTTGGATGCAGGCCTTGCCAGAACTACCACTGGCAATAAAGTTTTTGGCGCCCTGAAGGGAGCTGTGGATGGAGGCTTGTCTATCCCTCACAG TACCAAACGATTCCCCGGTTATGATTCTGAAAGCAAGGAATTTAATGCAGAAGTACACCGGAAGCACATCATGGGCCAGAATGTTGCAGATTATATGCGCTACTTAatggaagaagatgaagatgCTTACAAGAAACAGTTCTCTCAATACataaagaacagtgtaactccaGACATG GAGGAGATGTATAAGAAAGCTCACGCTGCTATACGAGAGAATCCAGTCTATGAAAAGAAGCccaagaaagaagttaaaaagaagag GTGGAACCGTCCCAAAATGTCTCTTGCTCAGAAGAAGGATCGGGTAGCTCAAAAGAAGGCAAGCTTCCTCAGAGCTCAGGAGCGGGCTGCTGAGAGCTAA
- the RPL5 gene encoding 60S ribosomal protein L5 isoform X3, with protein MIVRVTNRDIICQIAYARIEGDMIVCAAYAHELPKYGVKVGLTNYAAAYCTGLLLARRLLNRFGMDKIYEGQVEVTGDEYNVESIDGQPGAFTCYLDAGLARTTTGNKVFGALKGAVDGGLSIPHSTKRFPGYDSESKEFNAEVHRKHIMGQNVADYMRYLMEEDEDAYKKQFSQYIKNSVTPDMMEEMYKKAHAAIRENPVYEKKPKKEVKKKRWNRPKMSLAQKKDRVAQKKASFLRAQERAAES; from the exons ATGATAGTTCGTGTAACAAACAGAGATATCATTTGTCAG ATTGCTTATGCCCGTATAGAGGGGGATATGATAGTCTGCGCAGCATATGCACACGAACTGCCAAAATATGGTGTGAAGGTTGGCCTGACAAACTATGCTGCAGCATATTGTACTGGCCTGCTGCTGGCCCGCAGG CTTCTCAATAGGTTTGGCATGGACAAGATCTATGAAGGCCAAGTGGAGGTGACTGGCgatgaatacaatgtggaaagCATTGATGGTCAGCCAGGTGCCTTTACCTGCTATTTGGATGCAGGCCTTGCCAGAACTACCACTGGCAATAAAGTTTTTGGCGCCCTGAAGGGAGCTGTGGATGGAGGCTTGTCTATCCCTCACAG TACCAAACGATTCCCCGGTTATGATTCTGAAAGCAAGGAATTTAATGCAGAAGTACACCGGAAGCACATCATGGGCCAGAATGTTGCAGATTATATGCGCTACTTAatggaagaagatgaagatgCTTACAAGAAACAGTTCTCTCAATACataaagaacagtgtaactccaGACATG ATGGAGGAGATGTATAAGAAAGCTCACGCTGCTATACGAGAGAATCCAGTCTATGAAAAGAAGCccaagaaagaagttaaaaagaagag GTGGAACCGTCCCAAAATGTCTCTTGCTCAGAAGAAGGATCGGGTAGCTCAAAAGAAGGCAAGCTTCCTCAGAGCTCAGGAGCGGGCTGCTGAGAGCTAA
- the RPL5 gene encoding 60S ribosomal protein L5 isoform X1 — protein sequence MGFVKVVKNKAYFKRYQVKFRRRREGKTDYYARKRLVIQDKNKYNTPKYRMIVRVTNRDIICQIAYARIEGDMIVCAAYAHELPKYGVKVGLTNYAAAYCTGLLLARRLLNRFGMDKIYEGQVEVTGDEYNVESIDGQPGAFTCYLDAGLARTTTGNKVFGALKGAVDGGLSIPHSTKRFPGYDSESKEFNAEVHRKHIMGQNVADYMRYLMEEDEDAYKKQFSQYIKNSVTPDMMEEMYKKAHAAIRENPVYEKKPKKEVKKKRWNRPKMSLAQKKDRVAQKKASFLRAQERAAES from the exons ATG gGGTTTGTTAAAGTTGTTAAGAATAAGGCCTACTTTAAGAGATACCAAGTGAAATTTAGAAGACGACGAG agggTAAAACTGATTACTATGCTCGGAAACGCTTGGTgatacaagataaaaataaatacaacacacCCAAATATAGGATGATAGTTCGTGTAACAAACAGAGATATCATTTGTCAG ATTGCTTATGCCCGTATAGAGGGGGATATGATAGTCTGCGCAGCATATGCACACGAACTGCCAAAATATGGTGTGAAGGTTGGCCTGACAAACTATGCTGCAGCATATTGTACTGGCCTGCTGCTGGCCCGCAGG CTTCTCAATAGGTTTGGCATGGACAAGATCTATGAAGGCCAAGTGGAGGTGACTGGCgatgaatacaatgtggaaagCATTGATGGTCAGCCAGGTGCCTTTACCTGCTATTTGGATGCAGGCCTTGCCAGAACTACCACTGGCAATAAAGTTTTTGGCGCCCTGAAGGGAGCTGTGGATGGAGGCTTGTCTATCCCTCACAG TACCAAACGATTCCCCGGTTATGATTCTGAAAGCAAGGAATTTAATGCAGAAGTACACCGGAAGCACATCATGGGCCAGAATGTTGCAGATTATATGCGCTACTTAatggaagaagatgaagatgCTTACAAGAAACAGTTCTCTCAATACataaagaacagtgtaactccaGACATG ATGGAGGAGATGTATAAGAAAGCTCACGCTGCTATACGAGAGAATCCAGTCTATGAAAAGAAGCccaagaaagaagttaaaaagaagag GTGGAACCGTCCCAAAATGTCTCTTGCTCAGAAGAAGGATCGGGTAGCTCAAAAGAAGGCAAGCTTCCTCAGAGCTCAGGAGCGGGCTGCTGAGAGCTAA